One Cryptosporangium minutisporangium DNA segment encodes these proteins:
- a CDS encoding TOMM precursor leader peptide-binding protein, whose translation MTHSTFPSQPSILVLTGGTFGDRVGSLLRRSRAATVQSVDPHGTHPGFWPHADLVVLATGFERPRLAELVDRMAFHWDRSWFPVFATATTLVSGPVVVPGRTACYQCYTRRRDQHRGADDAGRPDVEFAQPTPHVDIAVALAEQSLDEVLHGGAATVRTFDQVSGGLSRSSVLAVNRCRRCRPKLEDEENSELWQHLAAAAAQPAAAHPVAAHPAATPSEAVLR comes from the coding sequence ATGACGCACTCGACATTTCCCTCACAGCCCTCGATCCTGGTCCTCACCGGCGGCACGTTCGGCGACCGCGTGGGATCACTACTCCGCCGAAGCCGCGCGGCGACGGTCCAGTCCGTCGATCCGCACGGCACCCATCCGGGCTTCTGGCCGCACGCCGACCTCGTCGTGCTGGCGACCGGGTTCGAGCGGCCGCGGCTCGCGGAACTCGTCGACCGGATGGCGTTCCACTGGGATCGCTCCTGGTTCCCGGTGTTCGCGACCGCGACGACGCTGGTGAGCGGACCCGTCGTGGTCCCGGGCCGGACCGCGTGTTACCAGTGCTACACCCGTCGCCGGGATCAGCACCGAGGCGCCGACGACGCCGGGCGCCCCGACGTCGAGTTCGCTCAGCCGACGCCGCACGTCGACATCGCCGTCGCGCTGGCCGAGCAGTCGCTCGACGAGGTCCTCCACGGGGGCGCGGCGACCGTCCGCACCTTCGACCAGGTCTCCGGTGGGCTGAGTCGCAGCAGCGTGCTCGCGGTGAACCGGTGCCGACGATGCCGCCCGAAGCTCGAGGACGAAGAGAACAGCGAACTCTGGCAGCACCTGGCGGCCGCGGCCGCCCAACCCGCAGCCGCTCATCCCGTAGCCGCGCATCCCGCAGCCACGCCGTCCGAGGCGGTGCTCCGGTGA
- a CDS encoding tpaE, whose translation MSANAAVDAGRIGLAAHYDPQLSVPVRPRLRRGLTLVPGDAELAVHGGPRRQRFRGRSATTLLPALLDALDGERTYPELADALGVPAEHVFRSLALLWTSGVIEEGPAETAPIDPIDDELADFLSRIGDATAANPSWETAAARLQGAQVEVFADPVTAATLTESLRDVVECRAGIDRPSADTTLVALVDDGQTDYSTVIETCWQRGIRLVRLRLHGRTTEIGPLVDPRLTPCLDCLDAEPFDDERTGQTADRRLALALFARDLLGLLSRSVTVSLAGRWRRVDLADLTTADVSGATRAGCPRCSAAPADPVPVAPLPVRYEASVAMPPKEFADLKAHQVHYRASNIALQERSRGWPAARSVALPDAELTRLAVPWVTAPEARPRPTPAELSLLLRTVAGRRPGPDTGKVQRWTASGGNIGSCVAYLAVRDCDGLAPGLYGYASADHALAQLSARVPTFAGPGPVTMVLTGDFRKVAEKYNAFALRIVFLDAGCARTTTQVVGEALGVPPRFRTSWDDAAIGTALGLDLAAEPITAVADLGGAR comes from the coding sequence GTGAGCGCGAACGCGGCAGTCGACGCCGGCCGGATCGGCCTCGCTGCCCACTACGACCCTCAACTGAGCGTTCCGGTCCGGCCACGGCTGCGCCGCGGGTTGACGCTCGTGCCCGGCGACGCCGAGCTCGCCGTCCACGGAGGACCACGGCGCCAGCGGTTCCGCGGACGGTCCGCAACGACGCTGCTGCCCGCTCTGCTCGACGCGCTCGACGGCGAACGGACCTACCCGGAGCTCGCCGACGCGCTCGGCGTGCCCGCCGAGCACGTGTTCCGCAGCCTCGCGTTGCTCTGGACCAGCGGCGTGATCGAGGAAGGACCGGCCGAGACGGCGCCGATCGACCCGATCGACGACGAGCTGGCCGACTTCCTCTCGCGCATCGGCGACGCGACCGCGGCGAACCCGTCCTGGGAGACCGCCGCCGCACGACTGCAGGGCGCCCAGGTCGAGGTGTTCGCCGATCCGGTCACCGCAGCCACACTCACCGAGTCCCTGCGAGACGTCGTCGAGTGTCGTGCAGGCATCGACCGCCCGTCGGCGGACACCACACTCGTCGCGCTGGTCGACGACGGGCAGACCGACTACTCCACGGTGATCGAGACGTGCTGGCAGCGCGGGATCCGGCTGGTCCGGCTCCGCCTGCACGGCCGCACCACCGAGATCGGCCCGCTGGTCGATCCGCGGCTGACCCCCTGTCTGGACTGCCTGGACGCCGAGCCGTTCGACGACGAGCGCACCGGCCAAACAGCCGATCGGCGCTTGGCTCTCGCCCTGTTCGCGCGGGACCTGCTCGGCTTGCTCTCCCGCAGCGTCACCGTCAGCCTGGCCGGGCGCTGGCGCCGCGTCGACCTCGCCGACCTGACCACCGCCGACGTGTCCGGCGCCACCCGAGCCGGATGCCCGCGCTGCTCCGCCGCGCCGGCGGACCCCGTCCCGGTCGCGCCACTGCCGGTCCGCTACGAGGCGTCGGTCGCGATGCCGCCCAAGGAGTTCGCGGACCTCAAGGCTCATCAGGTGCACTACCGGGCTTCCAACATCGCGCTCCAGGAGCGTTCGCGCGGCTGGCCGGCCGCCCGCTCGGTCGCCCTTCCGGACGCCGAGCTGACCCGCCTCGCGGTGCCGTGGGTGACCGCCCCGGAGGCGCGGCCGCGGCCGACGCCGGCGGAGCTGTCGCTCCTGCTGCGCACGGTGGCGGGTCGACGCCCCGGTCCGGACACCGGAAAGGTCCAGCGGTGGACCGCGAGCGGCGGCAACATCGGCTCCTGCGTGGCGTACCTCGCGGTCCGGGACTGCGACGGACTCGCGCCCGGCCTGTACGGGTACGCGAGCGCCGACCATGCGCTGGCTCAGCTGTCCGCCCGAGTACCGACGTTCGCCGGCCCGGGCCCCGTCACGATGGTGCTGACCGGCGACTTCCGAAAGGTCGCCGAGAAGTACAACGCGTTCGCCCTGCGCATCGTCTTCCTCGACGCCGGGTGCGCCCGCACGACCACGCAGGTCGTCGGTGAGGCGCTCGGTGTCCCGCCTCGGTTCCGGACGTCCTGGGACGACGCGGCGATCGGTACCGCGCTCGGCCTTGACCTGGCCGCCGAACCGATCACGGCCGTCGCCGACCTCGGAGGTGCCCGATGA
- a CDS encoding nitroreductase family protein, producing MSQYAVDLLDELASGVAGPSTDRTHRPQPLPALESPVRVGTSPTPVGASVLDVLSGRTSIRDFADAPIQAADVLDALTVALDADSTTAGPDAAPFEITLLAVRMGPLAPGIYRFSRTERTTELIAPLPPEDRLRDLTLQQEFSYAPVLVSVAADLQDVATRDGAAGYRELMTRAGAVLYRTWLEGIARGLIGSVFAGFIPATVRTSLRSDGASRHQLFALALGAPRTAVG from the coding sequence ATGAGCCAGTACGCCGTCGATCTGCTCGACGAGCTCGCGTCCGGCGTCGCCGGGCCGAGTACCGACCGGACGCACCGGCCACAGCCGCTGCCCGCCCTCGAGTCACCGGTCCGGGTCGGCACCTCGCCGACACCCGTCGGCGCCTCCGTCCTCGACGTCTTGAGCGGGCGCACCTCGATCCGCGACTTCGCGGACGCCCCGATCCAGGCCGCCGACGTCCTCGACGCGCTGACCGTCGCCCTGGACGCCGACTCCACGACCGCCGGGCCGGACGCCGCTCCGTTCGAGATCACGCTGCTGGCCGTACGGATGGGCCCGCTCGCCCCGGGGATCTACCGGTTCAGCCGCACCGAGCGAACCACCGAGCTGATCGCGCCGCTACCGCCCGAGGACCGGCTGCGTGATCTCACTCTGCAGCAGGAGTTCAGCTACGCGCCGGTACTCGTCTCGGTCGCCGCCGATCTGCAGGACGTCGCGACCCGCGACGGCGCAGCCGGCTACCGCGAGCTGATGACGAGGGCGGGGGCGGTCCTCTACCGCACGTGGTTGGAGGGCATCGCCCGCGGACTGATCGGGTCGGTGTTCGCCGGATTCATCCCGGCGACCGTGCGCACGAGTTTGCGCAGCGACGGCGCCTCCCGCCACCAGCTGTTCGCGCTCGCCCTCGGCGCGCCCCGTACCGCCGTCGGCTGA
- a CDS encoding thiocillin family RiPP: protein MDEQRNELELSASAEDLEFESLADGNALASVATAGSASTASCPATSASSVSSASTYT from the coding sequence ATGGACGAGCAGAGGAACGAGCTCGAACTGTCGGCGTCCGCCGAGGACCTGGAGTTCGAGTCGCTGGCCGACGGCAACGCCCTCGCGTCGGTCGCCACCGCGGGAAGCGCCTCCACGGCGTCCTGCCCGGCGACCTCCGCGTCGTCGGTCAGCTCCGCGTCGACCTACACGTGA
- a CDS encoding thiocillin family RiPP, which translates to MTQDDDFDLQAIGSLDIEELAEDTSLGTWGTTSSVGTGSCPASTAGTASSASSAG; encoded by the coding sequence ATGACTCAGGACGACGACTTCGACCTGCAGGCCATCGGATCCCTCGACATCGAGGAACTGGCCGAAGACACCTCGCTCGGCACCTGGGGCACGACGTCCAGCGTCGGCACCGGGAGCTGCCCGGCGAGCACCGCCGGAACCGCTTCATCTGCCAGCAGCGCCGGCTGA
- a CDS encoding thiocillin family RiPP, giving the protein MNQNDTFELVAIEDLTVEELPDGDALAGCFACAGSASTASCPGSSAATASSASTIS; this is encoded by the coding sequence ATGAACCAGAACGACACCTTCGAATTGGTCGCCATCGAGGACCTGACCGTCGAGGAACTGCCCGACGGCGACGCCCTCGCCGGCTGCTTCGCCTGCGCGGGCAGCGCATCCACCGCGTCCTGCCCGGGCAGCTCGGCCGCCACGGCCAGCAGCGCTTCGACGATCAGCTGA
- a CDS encoding thiocillin family RiPP, whose product MNESELDLQAIDDLGVEELPDGNALGTWGTSSTATTMSCPASSASTVASASSSG is encoded by the coding sequence ATGAACGAGTCAGAGCTCGATCTGCAGGCCATCGATGACCTCGGCGTCGAGGAGTTGCCGGACGGCAACGCGCTCGGCACCTGGGGCACGTCCAGCACCGCAACCACGATGAGCTGCCCTGCCAGCTCGGCCAGCACGGTCGCCTCGGCGTCCTCGTCGGGCTGA
- a CDS encoding PqqD family peptide modification chaperone has product MTISAPALRQDLELLRGMDDLPLIFDPVSGRYHRISPSAERLIQLLDGRRTTDDLAELLASGPENVGSARRLLDPFLDNLETSGLLVGSAPPEASHRRRISRERLMPRFVVSRSLPRLLEPVTRVVAISAARWLGVVAAVLAVLGFAAGAWTISWSPERILHHGTAVLIAVVLQLGLILLHELSHALVAQYLRVPVRGLGVALLFYFLPVAYVDRTDAYRVRKRPGRIALALAGVVCDGIACGVTAIVAVVADGFVQNVAVALIGIQLTALLVNLNPLLPSDGYAALEASTGWIDVRGRSLALLGLTARRKPLPSYLANLPDWSKALHAAFGLFCFLYGCFLVVWVLSALWPVADLLIGVVL; this is encoded by the coding sequence ATGACTATCTCGGCGCCGGCTTTGCGGCAGGATCTGGAACTGCTCCGAGGCATGGACGATCTGCCGCTGATCTTCGACCCGGTCAGCGGCCGGTACCACCGCATCTCCCCGTCGGCCGAGCGGCTGATCCAGCTTCTCGACGGCCGCCGTACCACGGACGACCTGGCCGAACTCCTGGCCAGCGGGCCCGAGAACGTGGGCAGCGCCCGCCGCCTGCTCGATCCGTTCCTGGACAACCTGGAGACCAGCGGCCTGCTCGTCGGCTCGGCGCCCCCCGAGGCGTCGCACCGGCGCCGGATCAGCCGCGAGCGACTGATGCCCCGGTTCGTGGTGAGCCGATCGCTCCCCCGCCTGCTCGAGCCCGTGACCCGAGTGGTGGCGATCAGCGCGGCGCGGTGGCTCGGCGTCGTCGCGGCCGTCCTCGCAGTCCTCGGCTTCGCCGCCGGCGCCTGGACGATCTCCTGGTCACCGGAGCGGATCCTGCACCACGGAACGGCCGTGCTGATCGCCGTCGTGCTCCAACTCGGACTGATCCTGCTGCACGAACTGTCCCACGCCCTCGTCGCCCAGTACCTCCGGGTACCGGTGCGCGGCCTGGGCGTGGCCCTGCTCTTCTACTTCCTGCCGGTCGCCTACGTCGACCGGACCGATGCCTATCGGGTCCGGAAGCGCCCGGGACGAATCGCGCTCGCCCTCGCCGGGGTGGTCTGTGACGGCATCGCGTGCGGAGTGACCGCGATCGTGGCCGTGGTCGCGGACGGGTTCGTCCAGAACGTGGCCGTCGCTCTGATCGGCATCCAGCTCACCGCGCTGCTGGTCAACCTCAACCCGCTGCTGCCGTCCGACGGCTACGCGGCGCTGGAAGCATCGACCGGCTGGATCGACGTCCGCGGCCGGTCGCTCGCGCTGCTCGGACTCACCGCCCGGCGCAAGCCGCTGCCGTCCTACCTCGCCAATCTCCCCGACTGGAGCAAGGCACTCCATGCCGCGTTCGGCCTCTTCTGCTTCCTCTACGGCTGCTTCCTCGTCGTCTGGGTGCTGAGCGCGCTATGGCCGGTGGCCGACCTGTTGATCGGAGTCGTGCTGTGA
- a CDS encoding thiopeptide-type bacteriocin biosynthesis protein, translating into MTTRDSDPDWWYVRAYPGRLDLMDAAASLLLPWLRDAAGAEHASAAXMRYLDMTGQHLRLRLRCSAAGADRLHERIPELTALLDRLPDTGSGPRLVPGSAAYGAPGARRVRSSFYSPELRKYGGSAGVTLAEDLFTASTRWYLEHDVGALDPLGERAGLAVHLLQCAVEAALPGEEGDFWAAHRRQWGFHLRGAVSGNEELRQLSRVAAAAVETSASAVSRLDAEVREHADRIRATADAAVAAGVAVPRARLVLDYLHLDLNRWGFLPPEECLLGSIAAARFPHRQALATVESAR; encoded by the coding sequence ATGACCACACGTGATTCCGACCCGGACTGGTGGTACGTCCGCGCCTATCCGGGCCGGCTGGATCTGATGGACGCCGCCGCCTCGCTGCTCCTCCCGTGGCTGCGCGACGCGGCGGGCGCCGAGCACGCGTCGGCGGCGNTCATGCGGTACCTGGACATGACCGGGCAGCACCTGCGGCTCCGGCTGCGGTGCTCCGCCGCCGGGGCCGACCGGCTGCACGAACGGATACCCGAACTGACAGCGCTACTCGACCGACTACCGGACACCGGTTCCGGTCCTCGCTTGGTGCCGGGCAGCGCGGCGTACGGTGCGCCGGGTGCCCGGCGTGTCCGCTCCTCGTTCTACTCCCCCGAGCTGCGCAAGTACGGCGGCAGCGCGGGCGTGACGCTCGCCGAGGACCTGTTCACCGCCTCGACCCGCTGGTACCTCGAGCACGACGTCGGCGCGCTGGACCCACTCGGTGAACGTGCGGGTTTGGCGGTCCATCTGCTCCAGTGCGCGGTCGAGGCGGCTCTGCCCGGCGAAGAGGGCGATTTCTGGGCCGCTCACCGTCGGCAGTGGGGGTTCCACCTACGTGGCGCGGTCAGCGGGAACGAGGAGCTACGGCAGTTGAGCCGGGTGGCCGCGGCCGCCGTGGAGACGTCCGCATCGGCGGTCAGCCGCCTCGACGCCGAAGTCCGGGAGCACGCGGACCGGATTCGCGCGACGGCGGACGCCGCGGTCGCCGCCGGGGTCGCCGTGCCGCGCGCACGACTGGTCCTCGACTACCTCCACCTGGACCTGAACCGGTGGGGCTTCCTCCCGCCGGAGGAGTGCTTGCTGGGATCGATCGCCGCCGCACGCTTTCCGCATCGGCAAGCACTTGCAACAGTGGAAAGTGCTCGGTAG
- a CDS encoding ABC transporter ATP-binding protein: protein MPTERVVSFRNVTKTYEGSSGRVQALRGVDLDVERGEIFGLLGPNGAGKSTSIEILVGLRRPTSGTVDVLAMDPLADGPRLRERVSIQPQHASVFQQQTVAELLRTWASFYRAPRDPEQLLTDLGLRESRDMRVGKLSGGQQQRVLVGLALVGNPELLVLDEPSTGMDPNARADLWRLLREYRRNGGTVLLSTHAMEEAEQLCSRIAIMFGGRVVATGTPTELVHAHAPSRTLSFTVDSVTGLSRLDGIATVVDTEPAAGGATRVHVDSLDSDATIAMLAGTLGARDIDVRSGGLDGVFRRLTGHEYTVESPVLEGSMS from the coding sequence ATGCCGACAGAGCGAGTCGTCAGCTTCAGGAACGTGACCAAGACCTACGAGGGCTCGTCGGGCCGGGTGCAGGCGCTTCGCGGTGTCGACCTGGACGTCGAACGCGGCGAGATCTTCGGATTGCTCGGCCCGAACGGGGCGGGCAAGAGCACGAGCATCGAAATCCTGGTCGGCCTCCGCCGGCCGACCTCCGGGACCGTCGACGTCCTCGCCATGGACCCGCTCGCCGACGGCCCGCGGCTGCGCGAGCGGGTCTCGATCCAGCCCCAGCACGCTTCGGTGTTCCAGCAGCAGACGGTGGCCGAGCTGCTCCGTACCTGGGCCTCGTTCTACCGGGCTCCGCGGGACCCGGAGCAGCTGCTGACCGATCTGGGGTTGCGCGAGAGCCGCGACATGCGCGTGGGCAAGCTCTCCGGTGGCCAGCAGCAGCGTGTCCTGGTCGGGCTCGCGCTGGTGGGCAATCCGGAACTGCTGGTGCTCGACGAGCCGTCCACCGGCATGGATCCCAACGCCCGCGCCGATCTGTGGCGCTTGCTCCGCGAGTACCGACGCAACGGAGGCACGGTGCTGCTCTCCACCCATGCGATGGAGGAGGCCGAGCAGCTGTGCAGCCGCATCGCGATCATGTTCGGTGGTCGAGTCGTGGCGACGGGTACGCCGACCGAACTCGTGCACGCCCACGCTCCCAGCCGCACCCTGTCGTTCACGGTCGACTCGGTGACCGGGCTGTCCCGGCTGGACGGCATCGCCACCGTCGTCGACACCGAACCGGCCGCCGGTGGGGCCACTCGCGTCCACGTCGACTCGCTCGACTCCGACGCCACGATCGCGATGCTGGCCGGAACCCTCGGGGCCCGGGACATCGACGTCCGCAGCGGAGGGCTGGACGGAGTGTTCCGGCGCCTCACCGGCCACGAATACACCGTCGAATCGCCCGTTCTCGAGGGGAGCATGTCGTGA
- a CDS encoding ABC transporter permease, with the protein MNRPLFNREMVRLQARELLRDSRYFWFALIFPFFMLGLFLFLSSVVPSNPGGPDLKPVVVPIALFLAASSVGLTITAGPLAGLRSRGTLRLLGTTPLGVGRFLVTHVSVRLAFVIVQICALLAVAMAFGSIRVTQLPALLGVSLLGTVLFGAIGYLIGGRLRSPEVAANVGTLIQLGALFMSGLALPPQILPSGVRTFFEWIPSSSLGDLLLHLVPAGSPSHPAWVSVLVLVGTTVAFAVATLVTFRWDDGARV; encoded by the coding sequence GTGAACCGCCCGCTGTTCAACCGAGAGATGGTCCGCCTGCAAGCGCGGGAGCTGCTTCGCGACAGCCGGTACTTCTGGTTCGCGCTGATCTTCCCCTTCTTCATGCTGGGCCTGTTCCTGTTCCTCAGCAGCGTGGTGCCGAGCAACCCGGGCGGCCCCGACCTCAAGCCGGTCGTCGTACCGATCGCGTTGTTCCTCGCGGCCAGCAGCGTCGGACTCACGATCACCGCCGGGCCACTCGCCGGGCTCCGCAGCCGCGGCACCCTCCGCCTGCTGGGCACCACACCGCTCGGCGTCGGCCGGTTCCTCGTGACGCACGTGTCGGTGCGACTCGCCTTCGTGATCGTTCAGATCTGTGCGCTGCTCGCCGTCGCGATGGCGTTCGGGTCCATCCGGGTGACACAGCTCCCGGCGTTGCTGGGGGTGTCGCTGCTCGGAACCGTGCTGTTCGGCGCGATCGGCTACCTGATCGGCGGACGCCTGCGCTCTCCCGAGGTCGCCGCCAACGTCGGGACGCTGATCCAGCTCGGGGCGCTGTTCATGAGCGGGCTCGCGTTGCCGCCCCAGATCCTGCCGTCCGGGGTGCGGACGTTCTTCGAGTGGATTCCGTCCAGCTCGCTCGGCGACCTCTTGCTCCACCTGGTGCCCGCCGGCAGTCCGAGTCATCCTGCCTGGGTGTCGGTGCTTGTGCTGGTCGGTACCACGGTCGCGTTCGCCGTCGCGACCCTGGTCACGTTCCGCTGGGACGACGGCGCCCGTGTCTAG
- a CDS encoding transcriptional regulator: MTEAHPRHSLDPLIHRPVALSIVAALDAVDEADFATVRDLVLVSDSTLSKQVAALEAAGYVAVRKTFVGRRGKTYLSMTPAGRNAFRAHMDALLKIAGRTARST; encoded by the coding sequence ATGACCGAGGCGCACCCACGGCACTCGCTGGATCCGCTCATCCACCGACCGGTCGCGCTGTCGATCGTCGCGGCCCTGGACGCCGTCGACGAAGCCGACTTCGCCACCGTCCGCGATCTGGTCCTGGTGTCGGACTCGACGCTGTCCAAGCAGGTCGCGGCGTTGGAGGCGGCGGGCTACGTCGCGGTACGCAAGACGTTCGTGGGGCGCCGGGGCAAGACCTACCTGTCGATGACACCGGCCGGCCGGAACGCCTTCCGCGCCCACATGGACGCGCTGCTCAAGATCGCCGGTCGCACGGCCCGATCGACATGA
- a CDS encoding GOLPH3/VPS74 family protein: protein MNGELVVGEEIAVVALDESGRLNVQRTKFDFHLAGAALAELRHQNRVQADDRTLRGWDVEPTGHPVLDEAVRRLGRPGPNVRIERAIATVAGTARRAVFGHLVETGTLTVQPGGFLRATRYTTVRRSADGVRTDLLRAEAGDPTAHERSLIAFLRSLGWLPEILRLPPTDSRLDSLTRSAADEWGPSAVRRALDFFRAPH from the coding sequence ATGAACGGCGAGCTCGTGGTCGGCGAGGAGATCGCCGTGGTCGCACTGGACGAATCCGGGCGGCTCAACGTACAGCGCACCAAGTTCGACTTCCATCTCGCCGGAGCGGCGCTCGCCGAGCTGCGCCACCAGAACCGGGTGCAGGCCGACGATCGCACGCTCCGCGGATGGGACGTCGAGCCGACCGGACACCCGGTGCTGGACGAGGCCGTGCGCCGGCTGGGGCGGCCGGGTCCGAACGTCCGCATCGAGCGAGCGATCGCCACGGTGGCCGGCACTGCTCGCCGAGCGGTCTTCGGCCACCTCGTCGAGACCGGGACGCTCACCGTGCAGCCGGGCGGCTTCCTGCGGGCCACGCGCTACACGACGGTTCGCCGGTCGGCCGACGGCGTCCGGACCGACCTGCTCCGTGCGGAAGCGGGTGACCCGACCGCCCACGAACGGTCGCTCATCGCGTTCCTGCGGAGCCTGGGCTGGCTACCGGAGATCCTCCGGCTGCCGCCCACCGATTCCCGGCTCGACTCGCTGACCCGGTCGGCCGCCGACGAATGGGGCCCGAGCGCAGTGCGGCGAGCGCTCGATTTCTTCCGGGCGCCGCACTGA
- a CDS encoding MDR family MFS transporter codes for MMLSTALIALDSTILATAVPSIVADVGGFAEFPWLFSVYLLAQAVTVPLYGKLADQFGRKPIMLVGIGLFLLGSVLCGLAWNMGTLIGFRVIQGLGAGAIAPMTMTIAGDIYTTEERAKAQGYLASMWGVASVVGPTLGGVFSEYTSWRWIFLVNVPLCLLAAAMVMRNFAERVERVHPRIDYTGATLLTGGLTLVILALLEGGQLWPWTSPAGLGIATGGLVLLVAFAFVERSAAEPVLPLWVFRRRLLVSSGVASAAIGAVVLGLTSYIPTYVQEVLGYGPLVAGFALATLSIGWPVAASQSGRIYLRFGFRVCALIGTSIAFGGSLLLLLLDEHTSVWQVAGTCLLIGVGMGLTNSPTLIAAQSSVGWGERGVVTANNMFLRSMGSAVGVAVFGALANAALGSGHRTPEALTDVVQHIAVVIVGLALVLLLAVAALPRSLQDLRATAA; via the coding sequence ATGATGCTCTCCACGGCGCTGATCGCGCTCGACTCGACGATTCTCGCGACCGCGGTCCCGTCGATCGTCGCCGACGTCGGTGGCTTCGCCGAGTTCCCCTGGCTGTTCTCGGTCTACCTGCTGGCGCAGGCGGTGACCGTGCCGCTCTACGGCAAGCTGGCCGACCAGTTCGGACGCAAGCCGATCATGCTCGTGGGCATCGGGTTGTTCTTGCTCGGCTCCGTCCTCTGCGGACTGGCGTGGAACATGGGCACCCTGATCGGGTTCCGGGTGATCCAGGGCCTCGGCGCCGGCGCGATCGCCCCGATGACGATGACGATCGCCGGCGACATCTACACGACCGAGGAGCGCGCGAAGGCCCAGGGTTACCTCGCGAGCATGTGGGGCGTCGCCTCGGTCGTCGGACCGACGCTCGGCGGTGTGTTCAGCGAATACACCTCGTGGCGGTGGATCTTCCTGGTCAACGTCCCGCTGTGCCTGCTCGCGGCGGCGATGGTGATGCGCAACTTCGCCGAGCGGGTCGAACGCGTCCACCCGAGGATCGACTACACCGGGGCCACGCTGCTCACCGGCGGACTCACGCTGGTGATCCTGGCCCTGCTCGAAGGTGGGCAGTTGTGGCCGTGGACGTCGCCGGCCGGGTTGGGGATCGCGACCGGGGGCCTCGTCCTCTTGGTGGCGTTCGCGTTCGTGGAGCGGAGTGCGGCCGAGCCGGTGCTGCCGCTCTGGGTGTTCCGGCGTCGCCTGTTGGTCAGCAGTGGGGTGGCCTCCGCCGCGATCGGCGCGGTGGTGCTGGGGCTCACGTCCTACATTCCGACGTACGTGCAGGAGGTCCTCGGGTACGGACCGCTGGTCGCCGGATTCGCGCTGGCCACGCTGTCGATCGGGTGGCCGGTCGCGGCCTCCCAGTCCGGCCGGATCTACCTGCGGTTCGGCTTCCGCGTCTGCGCCCTGATCGGCACGTCGATCGCGTTCGGCGGATCGCTGCTGCTGCTCCTGCTGGACGAGCACACGAGCGTCTGGCAGGTGGCCGGCACGTGCCTCCTGATCGGCGTCGGCATGGGGCTCACGAACAGCCCGACGCTGATCGCGGCGCAGTCCAGCGTCGGGTGGGGAGAGCGTGGGGTGGTCACCGCGAACAACATGTTCCTGCGTTCGATGGGCAGCGCGGTCGGAGTCGCGGTCTTCGGTGCGCTGGCCAACGCCGCCCTCGGAAGTGGCCACCGCACTCCCGAGGCGCTCACCGACGTCGTCCAGCACATCGCGGTCGTCATCGTCGGCCTGGCCCTCGTGCTCCTGCTGGCCGTCGCGGCGCTCCCCCGCTCGCTTCAGGACTTGCGTGCGACAGCCGCGTAG
- a CDS encoding enoyl-CoA hydratase/isomerase family protein, which produces MTDSDEVLLEVESGVAVVTLNAPDRRNALTPAMATELIATFDEVDGRSDVGALVITAVGKSFCAGGDIATLTSAGQDPAAPAAYEGMGTIYDSFYRLGQVRVPTVAAVRGSAVGAGMNMLLAADLRIVASNARLLCGFLKRGLHPGGGHFVILSRLIGREAAAAMALFGEEINGTRAAQLGLAWEAVDDEMVESRARELAGRVAADPDLARTAVGNFRKEVVNGAVGWDVAMQYERPAQMWSMRRSAGTP; this is translated from the coding sequence GTGACCGACTCCGATGAGGTCCTGCTCGAGGTCGAGAGCGGGGTGGCGGTGGTGACGCTCAATGCGCCGGACCGCCGCAACGCGCTCACGCCGGCGATGGCGACGGAGCTGATCGCGACGTTCGACGAGGTCGACGGCCGGTCCGACGTCGGCGCGCTGGTCATCACGGCGGTCGGCAAGTCATTCTGCGCCGGCGGTGACATCGCGACGCTGACCTCGGCCGGCCAGGACCCGGCAGCGCCAGCGGCATACGAGGGCATGGGCACGATCTACGACTCTTTCTACCGGCTCGGACAGGTGCGGGTACCGACGGTCGCGGCGGTCCGCGGCTCGGCGGTCGGGGCCGGCATGAACATGCTGCTGGCCGCCGACCTCCGGATCGTCGCCTCGAATGCGCGGTTGCTGTGCGGGTTCCTCAAGCGTGGGTTGCACCCGGGTGGTGGGCACTTCGTGATCTTGTCGCGGCTGATCGGCCGCGAAGCGGCGGCCGCGATGGCGCTGTTCGGCGAGGAGATCAACGGCACGCGCGCCGCCCAGCTGGGGCTGGCGTGGGAGGCGGTGGACGACGAGATGGTGGAGTCCCGCGCGCGAGAGCTGGCCGGTCGTGTCGCGGCTGATCCGGACCTGGCCCGAACGGCCGTGGGCAACTTCCGCAAGGAGGTCGTCAACGGCGCGGTGGGCTGGGATGTCGCGATGCAGTACGAGCGGCCGGCCCAGATGTGGTCGATGCGCCGGTCCGCCGGGACTCCGTAA